TCTGGGTAATTGAGCGATGAATTGGGCATAGGCAAGTTGAGACTCTCTCCAAATAAATACGTCACGTCATTTTCACTTCTCTTCAGTGTCTTTCTTACTGCATCTCTCCTTCATTGTGTACCATAGACTGAGCACCTTGGCAGGTatcggctgcgaaatcgCTTCGGCCAATAGTTATCAAATCCATCAACCATGCAAGGGGGCACATTCTGCGCCTAGGTTATGGGCCGAGGTTCCGTGGAATGTAACGCATCGGGTAGCTGAAAAAGACGTTCCCTTCGTGGACGGAAAGTCTTAGAGAATCTGCTCAGAAGCCGTCTCCAGGCAGTTACTGTACTGCTTTGGTAGATGAAGGTAAGTGACGATGaatttgtttttgattttgtgcTCTGCTTTGTTCTTCTTAATTTgtttattcttttttctcttttgttcgTTCATCGTGATCTACAGATCCGGAAATACGCCATGCTTCTGCAGTGCTCTTGTCCTTTTGGCATGGTACGTTTTACGCTCGTAGCACTCAGTGGCTATGTCATGACATGTATTGTTTTTTAGGTTGGCGCCACTGACTTGCAAAAGCCCGAATCCAGAGGTGAAATCGAGGACTTGGAGGCTCATCTGGTGCCGGGGttgcttttcatcattatCGTCAATGATTAACCTCAATGAATTCCTAGACCGTTCAGCTCGATCGTTTGATGATGTCCCATCATAATTGCTCAGGAGACTTCATGATTTGATCAAAGCACTTTGCTCTTTGAGATTTTTTGTCAAACAATTGCAAGTCCTGATGGTCGGTGGTTTCCCGTTCTCtatttcttctcttgaagtGAGCTGGCGTCAAGGTggcttctttcttcttgttgattAAAGCGTCTTGCGACTGTTCTGGTCTCCTGATGGTCAATGGGGCTTGATATATGATCTACATGTGCTTCTCATTGAAATAGATGAAGACTTCGCAGGCAGATGAATGATTCGTGCTATCCGGGTACGCTTGTAATCAGTTCTCCGAGACTTAAGTATTTCCTTCCATGCGAAACCTCTCTCTGTCCTCCTGGAGTGAATGGCGCTGTAGGTCATATATGAAGCAGATGCGGAAGTTGCGTAGGTCTCGCTGATTGAGGGACTTCACATGTAACGACCTTTGGACTAACCAATAatacttgttcaacttggtgGGCTTGACAAATCAGACAACGGTATGTGTATTGTAAAGTGTCATTATTAATGGTATCTTCCTTAATTCTAAATAACAGGTCTGCTAAATGACACAATTCGTATCGGGTGAGGTGTTTACTTGCTTTTAGGGATGATACCACGAATTAGCAGCTCATGAGGATATGCGGGtcatttcttcaaaaatccACATTCACTATAATCAACATCGTCTATTCTTCACAATTTGACTTTATATGAGGAAGTTTGTCAGAATTGACGGTTACGATCATCTATGTTGTTGACTTACAGCATCTAAACTCAAACAGCTGTCTAAGAAATTCTTTTCTCTGAATGCAGTTATAGGACCCTTACTTAAAAAAGCTTTCTAGTCTCCATATAATCGTCATCTATAGATccatcattttgcagccgtttCGCGATGACCTCTGTCAGCTCTAGCTCCAACCAAaagaataaagaaaaaaaaatagcTCCCGTCTGAAAATTAAATCCTTGTCAGAAAAAATTGCTCCCATTAATTCTACGCCAAAATCAACCAAAGTCCTTATCACACTTTTATTACTCATTGTCTTGGATCAGTGGCCAAATGTCGCGAATCTGACCCCAGAGGCCTTCTCCTAAATCAACCACTGACCCTACAGTAAGCCGCGACATTGTCGTGGCCAATCACCGCAACCCATTTTCTTGTTACGCTCATACAGTctacaaaaaaatctacCTTTCACCAATTCTTCTACATCAACCGTGCACCTTTTTCTTACCCCCAATTCCTACCAATTTCATAGCATGCTGTTGGCCTACAGAATTACGTTACGTGGTCTTGCCACGTCGGCCAGACTCGCCAAGCCAGCGGTGGCCCACCCCACGCCTGAGTACTTGACCACCGGAGGGTCGACTCAGTCGGTGTGGCCTAAGGGATTCAGAGCACCCAGACCAAAGACTTGGGAAGAACTGAGCGAGAGTGCTCTCTCGAAAGCCACgaaattcttctttttgaacgaAATCGCTAGAGGCATGTACATTTGTTTGGAGATGTTCTTCAGGTCTCCCTACACCATATACTACCCTTACGAGAAGGGTCCCATTTCTCCTCGTTTCAGAGGTGAACACGCTTTGAGAAGATATCCGCTGGGAGAGGAAAGATGCATTGCCTGTAAATTGTGTGAGGCCATCTGCCCTGCCCAGGCCATCACCATCGAGGCCGAGGAGAGAATCGACGGGTCGAGAAGAACATACAAGTACGATATCGACATGACCAAGTGCATCTACTGTGGCTACTGCCAGGAGTCGTGCCCTGTGGACGCCATTGTCGAGAGTCCCAACGTGGAGTACTCGACTGCCACCAGGGAGGAGTTGTTGTAcaacaaggagaaattgTTGGCAAACGGCGACAAGTGGGAGCAGGAGTTGCAATACTGTATTGACGCCGACGCTCCATACCGCTAAGTTATTGACTTTGTTGATCTGAACGTTTCGGAGACAACTCCGAGCCGCCTTTGAAAGGGCTATGAAACAAATGGCGCTTTCAAGAGTAGCCAGCCGTGGCTGGCGCTCAACCTGCATTTCTGGCCTAGCCGTGGCAATGCCGTGGCACAGTCAGTGTAATATATAGCGAGCAAACTGCTCAAATACACAGAAGCAAACACGAAGTGATTGTGTTGTAGAGGGAGCTCCTGGCGCTGCGATGGCCAGTTGGTTTGTATAGAGAAAAAGCAGTGGACCATCCACAATTTCAACTCTGCTTTCGTAGGTGTTGACAGAGGTCATTAGGGATCAAAATAATTCCTCAATTGACTGAAATAACGATCGTGGTAAATATAGGAATTTAGCTTGCGGAAACACATGTTCATTGCTTTATGTATATTTTGAGACATTTCATCCAACTACTGCGAAAGTATAAATATGTACTCATCCACACGCAGAAACTATTTCAAAACTCACAAAAGGCTCAAAGTGAACAGACGTTGACGCAAAAAGGGCTTCCTTCAATAAACATGAAACTAATTTTGTCAATCCAATTTCCAAGAAATCCCTTCTTACTTCCGTTCTCCACTACTGCAGCTCTCACATACAATAACTCACACAATTCTACAAAGGGATAAGCATTTTGGACCGATAGAGCAGCTTCGAGAAGGCCCTCAAGAAACGTTCTCTCCATTTCCCGGGGACCTCTAGTCTAGCCAGCTTTTAATTGTTTCCTTATCCTCGGCATCTGTGTAGGCCATATTTGCCTGACCACATCGACCCATTCCAGACCATTGTgcttttttcgcagccattcacCAGATTCTGAATATGACCCTACTAGTTCAATCAAAGTTCGAAATATGTATATACGTATTtatatttcttttttataTTCTAAGCAGTGCATTATATTTGGAACTCCTTGACTACCTTGATCTCCACAATCAATTTGCATCTCGTAATATATCTTTTGATGCATTGGGCAGCCGTTTCAGTTGGGATGCGGCGTTTGTCAGGCTACTGGCTGCGGAAACCTCAGATGATGCCCACTCCACATCCTCGGATGAGAAGAACcctgtttttttttattttttattttttttatatttATTCTGTATAAAGCTGGCCTTGTAAGATCGTATCATTTTTTACCTATTCCTATCAGTTTCATTCTTGCATTCCTAATGTCTTCTCGGTCGCTGAGCACATACCAGGGCTTCACGCCGGCAGTGGAGACTGAAATCAGAGACATCGCCAAAGAAATACACCAGCTGCAAGAAGGAACGTCCTCAGATACTCAAAATGCCCTTTACCGGTTCATGAGCCATGAGTCCCAGGTCAATGGCGAAAATCCCATAACTTCGACCGACCCTCGGCTTGATCCCAACAGCGACGGCTTCGATCTGCGCTTCTGGGTGAAAAATCTACGGAAATTGATGGACCTGGACGACGATTATTTCAAGCCAGCGCTGTTGGGTGTAGCTTACAAAGATTTAGGTGTGTACGGCCACTCCACAGATTCTGATTACCAGGCTACGTTTGCTAACGTGATTTATAAAACAGCAATGCAGTGGATCAAGGGCCACAACAGAAAATACAGAGAGAGCATCAGGtttgatattttgaagCCAATGGAGGGCCTCATCACTCCTGGTGAGCTTACGGTGGTGCTAGGCCGTCCAGGGGCTGGGTGCTCCACATTTCTCAAGACATTGGCTACACAGACCCATGGCGTCAAGGTAGACGAGAAATCTGTCATTCTGTACGATGGTTTCACTCCTCACGACATTTCACACCATTTCCGTGGAGACGTGGTTTATTGTGCAGAGGTGGAGAGTCACTTTCCCCATATGCTTGTGGGAGACACTTTgcagtttgcagccaaactTCGAACACCGAAAAACCGCCCAGCTGGAATCTCCAGAGAAGACTATTCCAGACACATGGCTGATGTGGCAATGGCTACTTATGGGCTTTCTCACACAAAATATACCAAGGTTGGTAATGACTTTGTGAGAGGTGTTTCTGGTGGTGAACGTAAAAGAGTATCGATTGCGGAAGTGTACCTTTCTCAGGCCAGCTTGCAGTGCTGGGATAATTCCACCAGAGGTCTTGACTCGGCAACAGCGTTGGAATTCATTCGTGCCTTGAAGACGTCAGCTACCATCTGCAACGCTACTCCCTTAGTGGCCATCTACCAGTGCTCCCAAGACACTTATGACCTTTTTGACAAAGTGGTATTGCTCTATGAGGGATACCAAATCTTTTTTGGAAGTACCAAGGATGCAAAGGACTATTTTGTCAGGATGGGCTGGCATTGTCCACAAAGACAAACCACAGCAGACTTCTTGACATCTTTGACGAATCCTAGTCAGCGTGAGCCTCAATACGGATGCGAAGAAAAGGTTCCTAGAACTCCTAAGGAGTTTTACGACAGATGGCAGAAGTCTCCCGAGCGTGCTAAACTTCTTAACGAAATCGACGAATACCTCTCATCTGAGACCATCAACGCCCGTGCTCAAAGGTTTGCTGAACACCATCATGCAACACAAACGTCCAGAACTAGAGCGAAGTCTTCATACACCGTTTCTTTTGACATGCAAGTTAGGTATATCatgcaaagaaattggCTTCGACTCAAAGGTGACCCGTCGGTGACAGTTTCAAACGTTGTCTGCAACATTATCGTGTCGATATTTATTGCCACAATATTCAAGCACCTTAAGTTCAACACAGAGTCATTCTACTCCCGTACTGCGgtgcttttcttcgctgtTTTGTTCAATGCGTTCTGCTCCCTTTTGGAGGTCTTTTCTTTATACGAAGCAAGACCCGTTGTGGAGAAGCATAAGAAGTTTGCCCTATATCGCCCTGCAGCAGATGCACTAGCGTCTATCATAACAGAGCTCCCGCCCAAAATTATCACTTCGATTGGGTTCAACTTGATTCTTTACTTCATTGTCCGTTTGAGACAAAGCGCAGGgcactttttcttttactGGCTCATCAATTTCACTTGTACCTTGGCCATGTCACATATTTTCAGAAGTATCGGTTCGGCAACCACTTCCTTGCAACAGGCAATGACACCGGCATcacttttgcttttcacGCTTATTGTCTTCACGGGTTTCGTTATTCCTCCCAACAGCATGCATGGATGGTGTCGTTGGATCAACTACATTGATCCTGTTGCTTACGCCTTTGAAAGTCTAATCACAAACGAATTTCACGGCAGAGAGTTCCCATGTGCTTCGTTAGTTCCTCGTGGAGGAAGCTATCCTCAGAGTGGGCCAAATGTTGTTTGTGGAGTCGTCGGAGCAGTTCCAGGGAAATCAACGGTCAACGGGGATGACTACATTGGCCTTTCTTTTGAGTACTACAATACTCacaaatggagaaattggGGCATTCTCTTAGCGTACAcgctctttttcctttgTGTTTACATCACATTGGTGGAGTACAACAAGGGGGCAATGCAGAATGGAGAAATTTTAGTATTCCAGCACAAGGCTTTGAAgcaggaaagaaaaagacgGAAGGATATCGAAACTGGCGAGGTAGAAAGAGTCAAGGCAGAAGAGAAATTCTATGATGCCCACGACTCAGAGCACTCACAGTCCCTGGGTAGTAACAAGCTCCCTGTGTCTAATGAAATCCTTCATTGGCGTAGGCTTCGATATGAGGTCAAGATAAAATCGGAACAGAGAGTGATTCTTAACAATGTCGATGGCTGGGTGAAACCAGGACAGGTGACTGCCCTAATGGGCGCCTCAGGTGCTGGAAAGACTACCTTACTTAACACGCTCTCAGAGAGGTTAACTTCCGGCATCATCACTGACGGAATAAGAATGGTGAATGGTAAAGCATTGGATTCTTCCTTTCAAAGATCGATTGGGTACGTTCAGCAGCAAGACTTACATTTACAAACTTCCACTGTGAGAGAGGCACTCAAGTTTTCTGCCTACCTCCGTCAGCCGTCCTCCGTGtcaaagagagaaaaagatgaGTATGTGGAGTATATCATTCAACTTCTCGAAATGGAGAGGTACGCAGACGCAGTGGTTGGTGTACCTGGTGAAGGACTCAATGTggagcaaagaaagcgtTTGACAATTGGTGTCGAACTCGTTGCTAAACCAcaattgcttcttttcttagATGAGCCCACTTCGGGACTAGACTCCGAGACCGCCTGGTCTATTTGCAAACTAATTCGGAAACTTGCTGATCATGGTCAGGCCATCTTGTGTACCATTCATCAACCATCTGCtattttgatgaaggagTTTGATCGCCTCTTATTTTTGCAGAAGGGCGGTCAAACTGTTTACTTCGGTGACTTGGGCCACAATTGCCAAACACTTATAGATTACTTTGAGAAGTATGGTGATGCCAAATGTCCCCCTGAAGCTAATCCTGCTGAATGGATGCTAGAGGTGATTGGAGCAGCTCCAGGCAGTCATGCCGACCAAGACTATCACCAAGTCTGGCTTCAGTCGAGTGAATATGCTGATGTTCAAAAGGAGCTTGACAATATGGAGAAAGAACTAGTGAAGATTcccaaagatgatgatcCAGATAGGCACAAGTCGTACGCAGCAGGGTACTTACTTCAGTACTTATTGGTGACAAAGAGAGTGTTTGAGCAGTGCTGGAGAACACCCTCGTATACTTTATCAAAAGCTGTCTTGGCCGTGTCCACTGCTTTATTTAACGgattt
This region of Candidozyma auris chromosome 6, complete sequence genomic DNA includes:
- a CDS encoding pleiotropic drug resistance family ABC transporter: MSSRSSSTYQGFTPAVETEIRDIAKEIHQSQEGTSSDTQNALYRFMSHESQVNGENPITSTDPRLDPNSDGFDSRFWVKNLRKLMDSDDDYFKPASLGVAYKDLGVYGHSTDSDYQATFANVIYKTAMQWIKGHNRKYRESIRFDILKPMEGLITPGELTVVLGRPGAGCSTFLKTLATQTHGVKVDEKSVISYDGFTPHDISHHFRGDVVYCAEVESHFPHMLVGDTLQFAAKLRTPKNRPAGISREDYSRHMADVAMATYGLSHTKYTKVGNDFVRGVSGGERKRVSIAEVYLSQASLQCWDNSTRGLDSATALEFIRALKTSATICNATPLVAIYQCSQDTYDLFDKVVLLYEGYQIFFGSTKDAKDYFVRMGWHCPQRQTTADFLTSLTNPSQREPQYGCEEKVPRTPKEFYDRWQKSPERAKLLNEIDEYLSSETINARAQRFAEHHHATQTSRTRAKSSYTVSFDMQVRYIMQRNWLRLKGDPSVTVSNVVCNIIVSIFIATIFKHLKFNTESFYSRTAVLFFAVLFNAFCSLLEVFSLYEARPVVEKHKKFALYRPAADALASIITELPPKIITSIGFNLILYFIVRLRQSAGHFFFYWLINFTCTLAMSHIFRSIGSATTSLQQAMTPASLLLFTLIVFTGFVIPPNSMHGWCRWINYIDPVAYAFESLITNEFHGREFPCASLVPRGGSYPQSGPNVVCGVVGAVPGKSTVNGDDYIGLSFEYYNTHKWRNWGILLAYTLFFLCVYITLVEYNKGAMQNGEILVFQHKALKQERKRRKDIETGEVERVKAEEKFYDAHDSEHSQSSGSNKLPVSNEILHWRRLRYEVKIKSEQRVILNNVDGWVKPGQVTALMGASGAGKTTLLNTLSERLTSGIITDGIRMVNGKALDSSFQRSIGYVQQQDLHLQTSTVREALKFSAYLRQPSSVSKREKDEYVEYIIQLLEMERYADAVVGVPGEGLNVEQRKRLTIGVELVAKPQLLLFLDEPTSGLDSETAWSICKLIRKLADHGQAILCTIHQPSAILMKEFDRLLFLQKGGQTVYFGDLGHNCQTLIDYFEKYGDAKCPPEANPAEWMLEVIGAAPGSHADQDYHQVWLQSSEYADVQKELDNMEKELVKIPKDDDPDRHKSYAAGYLLQYLLVTKRVFEQCWRTPSYTLSKAVLAVSTALFNGFAFFKADKTLQGLQNQMFSVFMFFLVFITLSHQYLPHFVAQRSLYEARERPSKTFSWFAFICAQITGEIPWNIICGTAAFFCWYYPIGLYHNASETNTVHERGATMWFTIVLFYIYTSSMAQLCISFIELAENAANLSIFLFTACLNFCGVLVPKDKMPKFWLFMYRFNPFTYLVSVVLSVGLAHSSVECSESELLHFLPPQGMSCEQYMKPYMAKAGGYLTKEHSVNGSCVYCTMKDTGPFLKSINADYHTRWRDIGVFIAFIVFDLVLTIGFYWLSRIPKGSRQKKK